From Trueperaceae bacterium:
ACGCCCTGCGCCAGACCGTCCTCCGCCACGTACCTGAAGGTGACCGCGCCGCCCGCGACCTCGGGGTCGGCGAACCGGCGCTCGCGCCGCGCCCAGCCGCGCGTCTCGAACACGTCGCTGAAGGCCGGCTCGAGCTCGAGGCTGAGGACCAGGTCCACCGGGGCGAGGGACGTGTTCGACACCTCGACCTCGTCGCGCAGGCCGCCGGCCGCGATGCGCGCCGTGCGCCTCACGGCGAGCACCTGTGCGGGACCCTCGATCAGCGCGTGGTGCGCGAAGAGCGTGTCGGGCCGCGGCGTGGCCACCGCCAGCGCCATGAGGTGCTGCCCGCGGGACGCCCACGACCAGCTGTAGCGCGAGAGGAACTTCGTGTCGTGGTCGTAGAGGCCGCGCTCGCCGCCCTCGACCTGGCCGCCCAGGTCGGCGACGAGGAAGGTGTAGTGCTCCTTGAGCACCAGGTTCTCGGTGAAGTTCACGGCCGCTCGCTGCTCACCCCTTGCCGCTCTCGCAGGATACCGCCTGGGGGCGGCCGCGGTCCGCGTCGTCTGGCGCCCTCCTCGACCGCGCGGGCTACAATGGCGGGCCGGCCCGGGCGGTTAGCTCAGCGGCAGAGCGTTCGCCTTACACGCGAAGGGTCGGGGGTTCGAGTCCCTCACCGCCCACCAACCGGCGCGGCCCCGAGGTCAGTCGTCGTCGGCGTCCGCCTCGCCCCCGCGAGCCGAGGTCCCGGCCTCGCCCCCCTCGCCCCGCGGCACCCCGGCCGCAGCCTCGGGCCCCTCGCCTCGCCGCAACCCGGCCTCGGCTGCCACGCGGCTTTGACCCTCCCTCTCCGCGATCATCTCGAGGAAGACCGAGACCACGTGCGGGTCGAAGTGCGTGCCGGCGTTCTCGCGCAGGTACTCGAGCGCCTTCTCCCGCGGCCAGGCCCTGCGGTAGGGCCGGTCGGACGTGAGGGCGTCGTAGACGTCGACGACGGCGAACAGGCGGGCCGCGACGGGTATCTCCTCGCCCTTGAGGCCGCGCGGGTAGCCGTTGCCGTCCCAGCGCTCGTGGTGGGCGTAGGGGATGTCGATCGCGGGCCTGAGGAACGGGATGCCGGAGAGCAGGTCGTGGGCCAGGGTCGTGTGGCTCTTCATGACCTCCCACTCGTCGGGGTCGAGCTTGCCGGGCTTGAGGAGGATGTGGTCCGGCACGCCCATCTTCCCGATGTCGTGCAGCAGGGCGCCGCGCCTTATCAGCACGAGGTCGTCGCCCTTGAGTCCGAGGCGCGCGGCGAGCTGCACCGCCAGCTCCGTCACGCGGCGGCTGTGTCCCTCGGTCTCCTGGTCCTTGAGGTCGAGCGCCCGCGCCCAGCCCTCGATAGTCGTGTCGTAGGCCAGGCGCAGCTCGACGTTCGAGCGCTCCAGCTCGTCGAAGAGCCGGGCGTTGGACAGGCCGATGGCGGCCTGCATCGCCAGCGCGTCGAGGAAGTCGTGCCAGTCGTCCGACTCGGGCAGGCCGTCGTCGTGGAACACCTCGAGCACGCCCTGGAGACGGCCCTTGGCGACGAGCGGCACGCCGACGTAGGCCTCGAACCCCCCGTCCTCGCCCTGCGGCGCGCCGACGACGGCGGCCAGGGCCTCCCTGCCGGTGACCACGACCCGCTTCCTGTCGCGCGCAACGGTCCCGCTCGGCCCCTCGCCCAGCGCGACGCGCAGGCCGCGGGCCCCGGCGGTCGGGAGACCTTGGCTGGCGCCGTGGCGCAGCACGTGCTCGGTCTCGTCGTAGAGCAGGACGCGGGCGGCGGGCACCTGCAGGCGGCCCGTGACCTGCTCCAGCAGCACGCCGAGCGTCAGGCCGATGTCGAGCGAGCCGATGATGGCGCGGTCGATGTCGCGCAGCGCCACGAGCCTCTCGACCCGCTCCCGCAGGGCGACGTTGAGGCCCTCGATGTCGGCGCGGGCCGCGTCGATCTCCGACCTGTCGATGCCCGTTCCCACCAGGAACTGACGCCCGCCGCGCTCGACGCGCGTGGCGCTGAGGAAGTAGGGCCGGCTGCGGCCGTCCTTGCTCGTGACCCTCACGTCGGC
This genomic window contains:
- a CDS encoding HD domain-containing phosphohydrolase, with the translated sequence MSRQNGALQRTRQEERRVVGGFLWAFLVLILVSIAIDALRLDRPFLRPAAVAGDAFLVLFLLGTIALNRWGRPRVAIGLAAGLLMLAGSALPLSQGVRDSAPSLLLFFVPLVVAGLLLDRTALRLTTGWALAVIVAAPLLHGETLFGGDGRPGVWELLGPYAMVLVFIAFLLDRFGLRFKESMREAFLAQASAQAELLEEKGFTDALIESLPGLFFVRDPEGRYVRWNRRFAEVTGYADEELPGLDPLALFEGDSRAAVARGIERVFAEGHASADVRVTSKDGRSRPYFLSATRVERGGRQFLVGTGIDRSEIDAARADIEGLNVALRERVERLVALRDIDRAIIGSLDIGLTLGVLLEQVTGRLQVPAARVLLYDETEHVLRHGASQGLPTAGARGLRVALGEGPSGTVARDRKRVVVTGREALAAVVGAPQGEDGGFEAYVGVPLVAKGRLQGVLEVFHDDGLPESDDWHDFLDALAMQAAIGLSNARLFDELERSNVELRLAYDTTIEGWARALDLKDQETEGHSRRVTELAVQLAARLGLKGDDLVLIRRGALLHDIGKMGVPDHILLKPGKLDPDEWEVMKSHTTLAHDLLSGIPFLRPAIDIPYAHHERWDGNGYPRGLKGEEIPVAARLFAVVDVYDALTSDRPYRRAWPREKALEYLRENAGTHFDPHVVSVFLEMIAEREGQSRVAAEAGLRRGEGPEAAAGVPRGEGGEAGTSARGGEADADDD